One segment of Mastomys coucha isolate ucsf_1 unplaced genomic scaffold, UCSF_Mcou_1 pScaffold23, whole genome shotgun sequence DNA contains the following:
- the Cldn25 gene encoding putative claudin-25: MACSFRGRVQLGGLLLSVLGWVCSCVTTILPHWKTLNLDLNEMETWISGLWEACVNQEEAGTVCKAFESFLSLPQELQVARILMVASHGLGLSGLLLSGCGLECFQFHRPGGVLKKQLCLLGGILEASASATTLFPVSWVAYATFQDFWDDSIPEIVPRWEFGDALFLGWAAGLFLALGGLLLIFSACLENADGSSPWMAEATAPPACAPVEEFGGSFHLTPRPVNQVI, from the coding sequence ATGGCCTGTAGCTTCCGTGGGAGAGTCCAGCTTGGAGGTCTGCTCCTCTCTGTCCTTGGCTGGGTGTGCTCCTGTGTCACCACCATTCTCCCCCACTGGAAGACCCTCAATCTGgatctgaatgaaatggaaacCTGGATCTCAGGACTCTGGGAGGCATGCGTGAATCAGGAGGAAGCTGGCACTGTATGCAAAGCTTTCGAGTCCTTTTTGTCTCTGCCCCAAGAGCTACAGGTAGCCCGAATTCTCATGGTGGCTTCCCATGGGCTGGGACTGTCGGGACTTCTGCTGTCTGGCTGTGGGTTGGAATGCTTCCAGTTTCACAGGCCTGGAGGAGTTTTGAAGAAGCAGCTGTGCCTCCTGGGAGGGATTTTGGAAGCATCCGCTTCAGCCACCACCCTCTTTCCGGTCTCCTGGGTGGCCTATGCCACGTTCCAAGACTTCTGGGATGACAGCATCCCTGAGATTGTGCCCCGGTGGGAATTTGGAGACGCTTTGTTCCTGGGCTGGGCTGCTGGGCTTTTCCTAGCTCTGGGTGGACTCCTCCTCATCTTTTCTGCTTGCCTGGAAAATGCAGATGGATCTTCTCCCTGGATGGCTGAAGCCACGGCCCCACCAGCCTGTGCTCCAGTAGAAGAATTTGGTGGTTCCTTCCACCTTACGCCAAGACCAGTGAACCAGGTCATCTAG